Within Acetonema longum DSM 6540, the genomic segment AAAAAGCGCAGACGATTCTTGACCTGGTGGCAGCCGATGGCGATACTCACCGGGAGTTTCAGGCTGAACGGGACTTTATTGTCAAAAGTATCATCCAGGAGCTTCGCTACAAGCAGCAGGCCATTGAGGGAATCGATGGGGAGTTAAAAACCCTTCTGCCCTTGACCGGCTACAAACTGGATACTGTTCCAGGAATTAACTTGAATACCGCCAGTCACATCATTTCTGAGATCGGCGACATTAACCGCTTTCCCAATTCGGATAAGTTGGCCCGTTTTACCGGAATTGCGCCCGTTTTGTTCAGTTCTGCGGGCAAAGGCAAAGAGCAGCGCAGCCGGCAGGGAAACCGGGTATTGCATGGTATCTTCTACTTTCTCGCTGTCCAGCTTGTCCAGGTCTCCAAAGGAGGCAAGCCGAGACACCCGGTGTTTCATGACTATTTCCTCCGCAGAATCAGGGAGGGAAAGACCA encodes:
- a CDS encoding transposase → KAQTILDLVAADGDTHREFQAERDFIVKSIIQELRYKQQAIEGIDGELKTLLPLTGYKLDTVPGINLNTASHIISEIGDINRFPNSDKLARFTGIAPVLFSSAGKGKEQRSRQGNRVLHGIFYFLAVQLVQVSKGGKPRHPVFHDYFLRRIREGKTKPQALVCIMRRAVRIIYGMMKAKSEYRPYETD